A genomic window from Fusarium oxysporum Fo47 chromosome VIII, complete sequence includes:
- a CDS encoding ankyrin repeat-containing domain protein: LLLEKGAAVKSNDSISRTPLLWAAGRGHEAVVRLLVDNGAAIESEDSNGRTPLWWAELGGQEVVVRLL, encoded by the coding sequence CTCCTACTTGAGAAGGGTGCTGCTGTTAAATCGAATGATAGTATTAGTCGGACGCCGCTATTGTGGGCTGCTGGGAGAGGACATGAGGCTGTGGTACGACTCTTAGTCGATAATGGTGCCGCTATAGAGTCAGAGGATAGTAATGGTCGGACGCCGCTATGGTGGGCTGAACTGGGAGGGCAAGAGGTCGTAGTGCGACTGTTG